The DNA window GGTCCTTTCCTCCTGCAACTTTGCCACAGATTTCTTCTCAACACCAAGGACAACAATGTCTTTGCCTCTGATTCCCACCTGCAGAGGAAGAAACATCCAAATTAATTTCCAAACATTGGCAACACATAACATTTCACTCCCACAGGCCGCAAATTGTTGACTACTACTGAGTAGTAAGGAGCAAATATCCAGAGAAACCACCCTAACAGACTGGGGGTCTGTTTCAATAAGGATGTCTCTGGGTAACTTTGCCGAGTACAGCATAGTACACGTCCTTTTACTTCAGTTCATCTTTGGTATCAGAGGGGCTTCTGGGTTCCTCAACCAAAATTTCCAGcatacctcaaaaaaaaaaattggaaaaggTTTTAGGAACCCAAACAATCTAAACAAAGCCTTCTATAATGACCATAGTGACACCTTTCAATTTATGACTTTAGGCTTAAAGTTAAAAAGAAGTCATTTTGGTGTTGATGTTGTTTAGATGTCCATCCAACACACTTATACTTTTCCTGAACTTCCCACAGacccatctatctatcatatttatttatggaaaGTTTATCCCTTTTCTCATTTCTTGTGTCTTTGTTGTCCTGATACTTCAGTGgattttttatattgttcttgtggCCTTCTTTTTGCTCAGTCCTGATCCCAGTAAGCCTTTGAgtactctttgtcatgtttttggtatGTCTGTCTCTTGTTTGTGCTCTACCTTATTGTTAATACGGATGTCAtcctctatttttgctgcaaaacaaatttacCTAGGGGTgcaaataaagtcacctgagCATGAACCTgatctgttgctagggcaacagctttggtccaagtttactacCTGTCAGCTAACATCACACTGGAAATATAaagggacccatttagaatatttatgtgtgtcaagtttgaaaaggtctaaaCAAGCTACTTACttacaaaaaaactacaacagaACATTATAGTTAACATCATCGCACTGAAACCGAAACCATTGTGAGAGTGACACAGCGACAAAATGCTTTGCTAGTGACTCTCTAGTTACAAGTAACATTAACTGTTATATAATATTTCTTGCATTACGTATGGAAGTTAAGAGATCATCAACCCAACAATGTCGTCAAAAATCACAACAGATTGTGTTGAACAACAACATTGAGCTAAATACATGAGTAATAAAGAGTGTCTGCTAGTCGCTTAGCTTAGCCCGGCTGGCTAACGGACGtgtgctaacattagcattagtTTCATTTATAGGACTTTACCGCTGTGGATCCTTTCTTTACAGCTTCCTGTGCATACTCTACTTGGAAGAGATGACCATCGGGAGAAAAGACAGTAATAGCTCTGTCGTATCTTGCCGCCATTGTACTGCAAGACAAGTACAATCAACAAGAGAAGAGGTAGCAGACTTCCACCAAATGATTCAGCTAGTTAGCAGGTTGTGTAGCTGGCTGCCGTGTGTTCAAAACTGCGCATGCGCATAACCTCTGAACTCGGGCGATACCAAAATCAAAATTTGGAATGAGGTTGCAATGAGGGCGAATTAACTAAACACATAAAACTAGGATTAATACACATTGTTATCAGTTATTAGTACCTAAAActctgcattattattattaatattttataaaaatagattAAAGCTTTGACTATGCCCCCCCTTTTTGTGGAAAAGTCCATTTCCCGTGGCCTTCTGGATTAGACCTTTGAACTGGGGCGATACCAACTCCATGGTTCACCAGAGGAAAGTTGCAGTAATTTTGATTAGGACAATACTCACTATTTGATTCACTCTgctaattaatatttttatatttgaaagttacaatacaatacaagacaaaatattttataaaaaaatagattaaagcTCTGACTGTGTTTCCCCCCTTTTTGTGGAGCAGTCCATTTCCCGTGGCCTTTTTGGACTAGAGCTAGACTGTTCCACTATATGAAAAATAGGTGAAATTGTAATTCAATTTTGCTAATTTATTGGCGCTGtcaattacataaataaatatattgtaatattataatttacCAGATAAGAATTTGAACAAACTAAACACATGAAACTAGGGCTAATACACATTGTTATCAGTTAGTTTTGCCTAAAACTGCCtgcattattagtattaatatttTATAGCAATAGATTAAAGCTCTGACTCTGTCCCCCCTTTTTTGTGGAACAGTCCATTTCCCGTGGCCTTTTTGGACTAGAGTTAGACTGTTCCACTATATGAAAAATAGGGGAAATCGTAATCCAATTGTGCCAATTTATTGATGCTTTCAActatattcatacatatattataatattataatttaccAGATAAGAATTTGAACATAATGTATTTTAATGCTATCGAAATTAAAAAgataatcatcataatcatttaaaatatattatacgcCCCCCCTAAAACGGGCCACTGCATTACGAAATTGAAATCCTATTCTGAACTGTTTGATCTGAGTTCTACCTGATTTGTCAAGTGTGCTAGCTAGctttcttttttcactttttatgcTCTCGTTCACTTTAATTTCATAGTAGTTATCTACCATGTCGGTGGCGTTTGCACCTCACAGGCAGCGTGGAAAGGGTGATATAACGCCCGCTGGAATACAAAAGGTAATTCATCTTTCTTTAGCGCGTCTCAGCTCGGTGCTAGCTAGCTCGCCCGTTGAGCTAATGCTATGTAGCATCCGAGTCCAACTGAATATATCGGGATCACTATTTAGCAGGGTCAAAGCGCGGTGAATACGAACCTCTCTGGAGTCAGGACGACACGTGTAGACGATGAATCCACCTTAACAGTATAATTGTATTTCTAATGAATGGGGGCCTGCAGTTTTGTTCGCAGAGgacagctagctaacgttagctatcaAGACGCGTCTTTTGTTAGCCTAGAAACGCACActcacatttcacacaaaaagaaaacctcctccatcttcacaCGTTGTTTTTTCTAATTTCTAGCCACAGTGACCATCAGAAAGCTAAAGGGAGATGCATTCAAATTGTGTCTCTTAATTGTACATTTTATGTCATCATCACACATAACATAAACACGTGATAATATAAGAATagagaatagaaagctttattgtcattgtgttaaatacaacgagattcacagttgccacttctggtcagtgctttaagacAAATACTtgagataaaacatataacaggtaaaacacagttataaagtaaataaaacaggtaaagtagatgtaatacatcaatataaacagaagtgtccACAGTGACCATCAGAAAGCAAAGGGAGATATAATCAACATGACTTCGTGGCACTAATTGTACATTTTGTGTCATCACACATAACATAAACACGTGATAATATAGCCCTAAATCTCTGCATTTTGCTGTTGCAGTTACTTGACGAGAAAACCAGCTGATCCAGAAAGCAAAGGGAGATACATTCAAAATGACTTTGTTTCACTAATTGTACATTTTGTGTCATCACACATAACATAAAcatgtgataagataagataagatgaacctttattaatccccagagggcaattcaggtgtcaaagcagcaacatcagcaaacagagttgaaacacaggagaggtaaaggtatacaaaaattattaaaacagtGACCATCAGAAAGCAAAGGGAGATACATTCAAAATGACTTTGTGTCActaattgtacatttttgtgtcatcacacataacataaacacgtgataatataagataagatgaacctttattaatccctggagggaaattcaggtgtcaaagcagcaaacagagtgaaacacaggagaggtaaaggtatacaaaacttataaaaacaataaatagagatataaaagatacagagtgaatgggtgaacatagtatgtacagtccatcaataaataaatgtaagatgtacatatgtgcagtctataaagtgatatatatatatatatatatatatataggatgtatagtgtaaagtgtaaagtaagtgtaaagtgcgtcAGTGATTTGTGTCCAAGATgcttgcagatagtgcatgtttaaagttcttaaagtcctcatagttctcatatgagGGTCAGCCTTGgctgtggagcctgatggctaccagcatgaaggactaaCCCAGGCgttttgtgttgtgccgagggtatatatatatataataatataataataataataatatagcttAAATCTCTGCATTTTGCTGTTGCAGTTACTTGACGAAAACAACCAGCTGATCCAGTGTATAATGGACTTCCAGAGTAAAGGCAAAACAGCAGAATGTTCACAGTAAGTTGTTAAAATCCTCCTCTTGTCTGCATGTTACAGCACATTAAATTCTAAACCTTGTACTGATGATTGTCCACCTGCCCCAGGTATCAACAGATGCTGCACAGAAATTTAGTGTACCTGGCCACGATAGCAGACTCCAATCAGAACATGCAGTCTCTCCTCCCCGCTGTGAGTATTGTGGTCCTTGCTGAATGTTTTGAGTGAGTGAATTGTATATAACAGTGTGACTTGATCTGCATCATAAGGTAATGTTGAGCTCTTGGTTTAGCTCATGTCCTATACAAGTCATGTGGGTTATGGTTTAGGTAAATCACCTTAAACAATACTCAAGAAACCAAAATTAAAGTAAGGATTCTAAACAAAGAGATCAgtgcaatattatatttactaAGAAACTGTCTTGTTACACTTATAGATCATCTGACGTGTCATTTCAAATGTAGACACTAAATATGAACAGTTTAAATGCAAATTTATAATGTCCTGATTTGTTTCAACTCTTGTATCAAAGGGAACTCCACCATATTAACACATTGATATCAGTTTGCTTGCCACAAGGAGTACTAtacagcctgtgaaaacagttgtataatgttgTTTGTGATCTGTCTGAAAAAATAACCCCGGTGATGTTAAGGTTGCTGTTCAGTGTAAGTTTGTAAAAAGTACACATTTGTTGGCTTAAGAGTCCGTTCATTTTAGAAGTACCAGAATCAGAATCCGGTTTATTGCCAGGTACcttttcacatacaaggaatttgctttggtgtatTGGTgtatacaataaacaataagaaaaaataagaattaaGTTCTACAAAAGTCAAGAAACATAGATATAGAATAGAAAACGTTACAATATAATATGAAAAAGAAATACTAagaatatgtacaatatatgtgtttttaaaatgatcagTTTTAGAAGTAGtagttttgtgcagaaatgtgcaaaatattgtccaggatcaagtataaataaaaacaaattaaagttGCAGTAGATCCGATTGATTtactattaattaaataatgacGGTATGTGTTCAATACCTTTTTTTAGTCATTGATGATCCCTGGCTGTGACTTTTGACTGAGAGCAGTTTATTTAGTGATTAAGTGACtatgtattgtactgtatgcCTATTTATTGTCACTTTTCTTtgaatacagtatttttttttttaacatctggCATCCTTGATTGATAAAGGTACATCAGCTATACTTGATTTTACTATTTTGTACAGAGATCTTGGCTTTTATCTGCTATTTTTCTTGAGTTTTGAATGGCTCAGATGTGTTTCTAGCCagctgatgtgtgtttttgtgtctttgttgtgCGCCTGCAGCCGCCCACTCAAAACATGCCCATGGGCCCTGGTGGGATGAACCAAAGTGGACCCCCTCAGCAGCCTCCTCACGGTCACAACATGCCCTCTGAGGGTATGGTCAGCGGTGGCCCTCCAGCCCCACACATGCAGAACCAGATGAATGGACAGATGCCTGGTAAGTGACCCCCCCCTCACCTTCCCTCCctcgtctttctctctttttttctttccccttcTTCTCCCTCAGTCCCTGTCTCACTtgggttgcctagcaacaccaCAGAACTGTGAGGGAGGTCGCTCTGCTGAAGGATGATGTCACCCATTTGCCAGTGCTTGTGGTCTTGGACTTGTCCTTCGTTTGATCATGGTTATCCTCTCCTCCTTAAGTAGCATAGTTTGTTTCAGTGTGtgcttgttttgtgtgttttttgcaaatttatgtatttcattatGTTTCTTAAAAAAGCATACACACTTATTGCTCTACCACACATTGATTGTGAATTCTAAAGGGTAAAAGTCTAGGACACCATataagaaacaagaaaatggtGCAACTGTAGGGTCTTGTAGTGTTCACTTAAGCTGTTCCTTTCCGTGCCATGCTGTTTCTTGGATTTCCATTGAAAGCTCACATATATTTATAACAATATTATGTTATTACTTGTTAGCTGGGCCTCACCATGATGCTCCCCGCTCAGATCTGAAAGACACAACAAGTCTGTCCATTTAGGTGACTAGAGAGTAGGCACCATCCATAGGACTGCGGCAAGTTTGCAGTACCTTTGTAGCTCCTGCACCACGGAAGAGCTGCCCTCCATTGGAGGTCGTTTTCCCTCGAAACTTCACATTCTTCATTTAACCGATGGGAACCTTGGGCTTCTCTGATTTTGCCATATTATTGGAACTGTAGTGAAGTCGGCTGCATTGCTAATATAATATGTTATACGTATAGTGTTGAAAAGTGTTAAATCCTTACTTGATAGAAATCTGTCTACATATGAAAGATTCAGTTTaggcctgtcaatcgattaaaatatttaattgcatgattaatcgcatgattgttcataagTAATCCTGATAAATTGCAAATTTGAACAGTTCAAAAtatgccttaaagggagatttgtcaaatatttaatattgttaccaacatgggagtgggcaaatatgctgctttatgcaaatgcatatataaattaattactggaaatcaattaacaacacaaaacaatgacaaatattgtccagaaaccctcacaggtactgcatttagcataagaaatatgctcaaatcaaaacatggcaaactgcagcccaacagacaacaacagctgtcagtttgctgacttgacttgccccaaactgcatgtgattatcataaagtgggcatgtctgtgaaggggagactcgtgggtacccatagaacccattttcattcacatatcttgaggtcagaggtcaagggacccctttgaaaatggccatgacagtttttcctctccaaaattttgcgcaagtttggagcgttatttaatctcctttgcgacaagctagtatgacatgttaccaatctagctttaaaactgagcccactacaacctccgaaagatcaattgcattaatgcgttaaagaaattactggcgttaaaacgaatttgcgttaatgcgttattatcgcggtAACTTGGACAGCCGTAGTTCAGTTGCTTTTTGTGGCTAGATCATCTTTACATATTGCAAATGAGGAATGAATGAAAAGAAGATGCAGACACAAATGAACCGGCTAGACAGAAGCGCAGGTGATTAATTGTCGTTGCTTACAGTTTGGGTGAACCCCAAACCTCCAACATGTCATCAAGTGCTAAATATTTACATGGtttttcaagtcaagtcatGAATCatctctgcttttgtttttccagGGCCTAATCACATGCCCATGCAAGGTCCCGGTCCAGGCCCCAACCAGCCCCCAAACATGCCCAGTGGCTCTATGAATATACCCCCCAGCAGCCACGGCTCGATGGGTGGTTACAATCACACCGTCCCTTCTTCCCAAGGCATACCAGCTCAGAGCCAAATGAACATGACCCAGGGCCAGCCCATGGGAAACTATGGGCCTCGGCCAAACATGAACATGCAGCCCAGTCAAGGTAAAACAACTCATTTGTTAGTTTCTACTTGGTTGTATTCATTTCCAGTGCCTTATCACCTGTCTTACCAGTGCCTGCCGCACATCATTCACCTGCACTTGATAAGCCATACGCTGCTTTTCTACCTAGTACAGTTTGAGAGTTAACTCTTGGTGCACCACAGGCCCCATGATGCACCAGCAGCCTCCCTCTCAGCAGTATAACATGCCTCCTGGTGGTGGTGGACAGCACTACCAAGGGCAACAGACCCCAATGGGTATGATGGGCCAGGTCAACCAAGGGAACCATGTCATGGGGCAGAGGCCGATGCCGCCCTACAGACCCCCACAGCAAGGTATTCCCCTCAGAGTGTGTCTGTGATGTGTGCAAGTTGTGAGCGTTGGTCTTTCTCTTCCCTAACCCGCCCTCCTGCATTTCTTACTCTTGTTCTTCTCAATTTCCTCTATTTCCACTTCTGCAGCTCACAGACATCTTGATGACTAAACATGTAACCTGTAGCCTCCaattattaaaacaatttaGTGACCAAAAGAAAGCTTTCTAACAAGCACTAGCGGCAAGGAATCCATCCCCTCCACTCTTCCCCTCACACAACCGACCCAACAACACCTTGAATCTActtgtgtgtatgttgtgtgtatgtgtatgtaggACCCCCTCAGCAGTACCCAGGGCAGGAAGACTACTATGGAGACCAGTACAGTCACGCAGGACAGGCAGCCTCAGAAGGTAGGAGAACCCTCCAGTCACttggagaaaacaaaacagaaaataagccCAGGAGTTGtgttaaaacacaaatgatGCAAAGAGACTGTGAccaaaaccaatatttcagtttcttcATTATTTTCTGGGAAATCAAAGTGACTTTGGGCTctatcaaagaaaaaaatatggcCTCTAATTTTTGAGGAAACATCCACATGCCAGAGTGTACCTTATTCCAAAAGGTGCTGCAGTCCATGGATAGAAAAGTCAGGGACAGAGTTTTGTGTGAGTCCTAATGGCCAAAGTTGTATTAAAGTAAAATGTTAATCCTTCAGATTCTCATTCAAAAATGCCACAGGATACTTTAATAACTCCATGGAATGCTACTTGTTTGCATGTTTGGAGTATTCATATTGCACAATTTGCACATACGTGAAGCAGACTGCCATTCGTTGGCGATACGCAGATTTTGTGCTCACTGATTTACAGAGGAGCAGCGCTAGTGAAAACCACcaattatttttgataaatatgCTACCATTGCATTATCCTCTAAATATAACACTTGATATACTGCCAATTTTCTCCATGTAGGTGTGTTAGCAGCCACACTGAAAGATTACAGATTCCTAATAAAACAACTCCGTCTCTTTCTTTGTCCAATTaacatttacttatttgttgtttgttttgttttttttctctactgACTACACTATTTTCCTTTTGACCTTTTCAAACgcattgcttttcttttttttgaagCAAAGAAAGTCCAgccattttgaaaataaaaattaaaaaaaaaacgctagTTTTTAAAACATGGCTGGCTCAAAAACTGCTGTCTgctttgctgttgttgttgtcaacACCTTACTCACATTGCCTGCTGTTGCCCCTTGAAGGTAATGCCCAGTATGGCCAACAGCAAGAAGCATACCAGCAAGGCCCACCCCAGCAGCAGGGCTACCCTCCTCAGCAGCAGTACCCGGGTCAGCAGGGCTACCCACCACAGCAGCAGGGTTACGGTGAGTCGCCGTCTCTCGACTAGGGGCACATATTTGTCCTGCAGGAGGCACTATCCGCTCTCTTTGTCtaccttttttttaactgctGAATAATAATCCTCCTCAGTGGGTTGGTGGTTACTGCCCCTTGGAAATGTAACTGTGCCAAATGCATGTCAAGACATCATCAAGAGCAAGGAATTAAAGAACCACCTTAATGAACGGTTGGGGGATTGGAGCTCGGTGGAAGAGAAATTTAATCAGTATAGTGGTGGCTGGCACCACATTAGCATTTCTCCTGGTGCTTCAGTTTGATATGACACACTGTTCTGagggagtggagaggagattTGGCTGATGGGTACAGACATTGGGCAAAGTGTGTGTTGACTGCCAGCCAAACATTTTGAACTCCTTGCAACTGCCTTGGATTAATAGTCAAGCTATGTGTTAgctgtatacatacacatacgtTAAAGAATAGGTGTAAGTTAAGTGATGGaagattcttttttttgctgGAAATGGACGAACACTTATAGGGCAGGtccattaattattatttttttaggtttttatatcattctgtaccctcccagtggtgttccttatgtattcaaatccgttaaaacattaaaattttggtcaaagCATGTATGGTTTAGCATCAACATGCTATTTTCCCACGCCCTTCTGAAAACTTACCTACCTGACGTAGTTTCtacatgatgacgctgctacatacacagtataaatacatccttatagtcagtgtattaccattacatacagtaacttagacggcggtcggcacgctcctTGTttgcagacaggagtaccagcacggaagctaagcaatgtactcctgtttggacgccacgttagttcagatacTAAAGTCAcacagcggtagaccagcatctCCCGTATTCttcaaggtaaaattacagtttttgtgaatggagtctggtgataTATAACAcggcgatataacggcttcagttccccgccGGAAAAGTATATAGCCATTGGCTATAtatcaccagactccattcacaaaaatgcTAGTTTTGCCTTGCAGAGGGTGGGAGTGtacatacaacctcacttcaaaaagCCTGAagtaaccctttcagttatttccaaacttagcagagctaactttgactccgctagtgctagcattcacattatttataaccttattgattcgattagcttactttggtagcctacatcactgctttttgcaacggctgagtgggcagAACGCAGTCGCCACGCTTTGGAGCTCATGACAGAAAAGGCaagcaaacacaaataaatctgaatttgaaaaaagtctgagtCTCAAGTTAGAGCACTTAATTGACTTATACCTATTCCaatttatattttctaactTTAAGGGTATGAGCGTGTGGCTTTTGGATtcaaccaaaataaataaaggatgattaaaaaaatgtttcacgTGGAATGTAAGTATTTAGGCTCCTGCAGCTCtttggtctttttttcttcGTCATCCCATTTTTCACTGGAACTTTCCATCACTCAGCCTCTGTCTGAGCCAGAGCTCATGTCAGTAATGAGCTAGCGGAGAGGCAGAGGCTGTGAGGTGAGATCcatctggcacacacacacatgctctctctCACAGGCCCTCACAAGGTTATGCTCAACAGCATAAGGCATTATGAGCTCCTAACGATGCTGCGTGGGCCTCATTTGACTTCAGCCACAGTCGAGGTTTGCGTGGTCCTCCACAGCACCTGCGTAGATAGCTACAGTGTACGGGGGCTGATgaagtgatttttttatttctccttttttttaatgaagccTGCTCCTCTAATGAAGACCAACAGAATCTCCTTGATGTCTCCTTGCATTAGGGATCCAACACCACCGCCCGGCCCCAACCCAACCCACCTCACTCATTCTCATTCATTACTGAGTCAGACATGGAGGCAGCCTAAACAAATGGGTCTCACATATCCACCATCCTCTCTTTGTCATccatcagcttttttttttttttatatagcagCCCATTAGTGATAGCAAACCAGCAGGGATTCCCTCAGAGTTCTCAGAGAAACAAGTAGGAAACTGAAATAGTTAACGAGCAAAACTTGGGCCGTTTTCCCACTGGGTTCCTTTGTTTGAGTCCAAACCTGAGTTCGATTGGCCCATCTCTTTCTAAGCTGGTGATAAGACCGAAAATTGCACCgcgttaaaagaaaaaaaatgtgtgtgagagttcaTGTTGACTGTGTCCCAaagcattttcaaaatgtttgacAGTTTACTCTGTCAAACGTTCATTGTTTTAAATCGAGTTGTCAATGTTTGTCATAGGTCCTTCCCAAAGTGCCCCAGGACAGTATCCTAACTATCCTCAGGGGCAGGGACAGCAGTATGCGGCCTATCGCCCTCCTCAACCAGGACCCCCACAGGGCCAGCAGCAGCGCCCTTACGGCTATGACCAGGTGAGTATGCCCAGAACACCGGACAGTCACAGCGACTAGTTCAGAGAATGCTCTTAGTTTGTCCCTTATTATGCTTATTGCCAGACTTAGTTGTGTATTTTGTGTAGTGAGACCAATGTGAGTGAAGTTAGAAGGTAAATATTAGTATGTTTTGCATGCCGTCATCATATTTGGGGGTTAAGTCTGTTCTTCCCA is part of the Sebastes umbrosus isolate fSebUmb1 chromosome 12, fSebUmb1.pri, whole genome shotgun sequence genome and encodes:
- the ss18 gene encoding protein SSXT isoform X1, with product MSVAFAPHRQRGKGDITPAGIQKLLDENNQLIQCIMDFQSKGKTAECSQYQQMLHRNLVYLATIADSNQNMQSLLPAPPTQNMPMGPGGMNQSGPPQQPPHGHNMPSEGMVSGGPPAPHMQNQMNGQMPGPNHMPMQGPGPGPNQPPNMPSGSMNIPPSSHGSMGGYNHTVPSSQGIPAQSQMNMTQGQPMGNYGPRPNMNMQPSQGPMMHQQPPSQQYNMPPGGGGQHYQGQQTPMGMMGQVNQGNHVMGQRPMPPYRPPQQGPPQQYPGQEDYYGDQYSHAGQAASEGNAQYGQQQEAYQQGPPQQQGYPPQQQYPGQQGYPPQQQGYGPSQSAPGQYPNYPQGQGQQYAAYRPPQPGPPQGQQQRPYGYDQGQYGNYQQ
- the ss18 gene encoding protein SSXT isoform X3, yielding MSVAFAPHRQRGKGDITPAGIQKLLDENNQLIQCIMDFQSKGKTAECSQYQQMLHRNLVYLATIADSNQNMQSLLPAPPTQNMPMGPGGMNQSGPPQQPPHGHNMPSEGMVSGGPPAPHMQNQMNGQMPGPNHMPMQGPGPGPNQPPNMPSGSMNIPPSSHGSMGGYNHTVPSSQGIPAQSQMNMTQGQPMGNYGPRPNMNMQPSQGPMMHQQPPSQQYNMPPGGGGQHYQGQQTPMGMMGQVNQGNHVMGQRPMPPYRPPQQGNAQYGQQQEAYQQGPPQQQGYPPQQQYPGQQGYPPQQQGYGPSQSAPGQYPNYPQGQGQQYAAYRPPQPGPPQGQQQRPYGYDQGQYGNYQQ
- the ss18 gene encoding protein SSXT isoform X2, with amino-acid sequence MSVAFAPHRQRGKGDITPAGIQKLLDENNQLIQCIMDFQSKGKTAECSQYQQMLHRNLVYLATIADSNQNMQSLLPAPPTQNMPMGPGGMNQSGPPQQPPHGHNMPSEGMVSGGPPAPHMQNQMNGQMPGPNHMPMQGPGPGPNQPPNMPSGSMNIPPSSHGSMGGYNHTVPSSQGIPAQSQMNMTQGQPMGNYGPRPNMNMQPSQGPMMHQQPPSQQYNMPPGGGGQHYQGQQTPMGMMGQVNQGNHVMGQRPMPPYRPPQQGPPQQYPGQEDYYGDQYSHAGQAASEGNAQYGQQQEAYQQGPPQQQGYPPQQQYPGQQGYPPQQQGYGPSQSAPGQYPNYPQGQGQQYAAYRPPQPGPPQGQQQRPYGYDQGHIRK